In Geopsychrobacter electrodiphilus DSM 16401, a single window of DNA contains:
- the rimI gene encoding ribosomal protein S18-alanine N-acetyltransferase, with the protein MPEDLPRVLEVEQASHLQPWTQAQFSQELESIYSRTELLFRGKQLTGYICFWVVAGEMQILNVSTAPAFRRQGVARRLLEYAFDLAKISLAQSAFLEVRISNHGAIALYRALGFVDDCIRPKYYSDGEDALLMSCPLDSVRSEEQK; encoded by the coding sequence GTGCCCGAAGATCTTCCCCGCGTCCTCGAGGTTGAACAGGCCTCTCATCTTCAACCCTGGACGCAGGCTCAGTTCAGCCAGGAATTGGAGTCGATTTATTCTCGGACAGAACTTTTATTCCGGGGCAAGCAATTGACCGGCTACATCTGTTTCTGGGTTGTCGCCGGGGAGATGCAAATTTTAAATGTGTCGACTGCGCCTGCATTCAGGCGACAAGGTGTTGCTCGTCGATTACTGGAATATGCCTTTGATCTGGCAAAAATAAGCCTGGCACAGTCGGCTTTCCTTGAAGTTCGTATCAGTAATCATGGCGCGATTGCTCTTTATCGCGCCCTTGGTTTTGTGGATGATTGCATTCGCCCCAAATATTACAGCGATGGTGAGGATGCCTTGCTGATGAGTTGTCCTCTCGATTCGGTGAGGAGTGAGGA